A region from the Aegilops tauschii subsp. strangulata cultivar AL8/78 chromosome 5, Aet v6.0, whole genome shotgun sequence genome encodes:
- the LOC109755804 gene encoding uncharacterized protein, translating to MADAPLYKQHRRFTRELHYVDLHGNHKLHVVCTSKGEDVDKMLSTLRRKLGGMPVKLVGVDVDYVHYVKPQRAAVLQPCVEKECLVYHISAAKDRPMELDKFLMNGEYTFVGFALEGDKSKLKLSGLEINSDNYIDIQLEWRDPYNKKKFDSLADVAGRMIDIHYHDMKKKINRKEDHTLWGFCPLPEKLIKYAAIDAFATYESWRIIYDDIMGLDRAKRDKEAKQKNNKVVI from the exons ATGGCGGATGCACCTCTTTACAAGCAGCACCGCAGGTTCACCAGGGAGCTCCACTATGTCGACCTCCACGGCAACCACAAGCTCCACGTCGTTTGCACAAGCAAGGGTGAAGACGTAGACAAGATGCTGTCCACGCTCAGGAGGAAGCTTGGCGGAATGCCCGTCAAACTAGTCGGCGTTGATGTCGACTACGTGCACTACGTGAAGCCACAGCGGGCAGCAGTGCTCCAGCCATGCGTAGAAAAAGAATGCCTTGTCTACCACATCTCTGCAGCTAAAGACAG GCCAATGgaactagacaaattcctcatgaATGGTGAGTACACCTTCGTCGGATTCGCCCTTGAAGGAGACAAAAGCAAGCTGAAGCTATCTGGTTTGGAGATCAACTCCGACAACTACATTGATATTCAGCTGGAATGGAGAGACCCATACAATAAAAAGAAGTTTGACTCTTTGGCTGATGTTGCCGGGAGGATGATAGACATTCACTACCATgacatgaagaaaaaaattaacCGCAAGGAGGACCATACTCTGTGGGGATTTTGCCCACTGCCAGAAAAGCTTATCAAGTATGCAGCAATAGATGCATTCGCAACATATGAGTCATGGAGAATCATCTACGATGACATCATGGGACTAGACAGGGCAAaaagagacaaagaagcaaaGCAGAAGAATAACAAGGTTGTAATCTAA